A portion of the Malania oleifera isolate guangnan ecotype guangnan chromosome 3, ASM2987363v1, whole genome shotgun sequence genome contains these proteins:
- the LOC131150766 gene encoding peptidyl-prolyl cis-trans isomerase CYP21-4 has product MARIKPQTLLLQSKKKKGPTRISVSTIILCNLVVVLIVLSLVTTYRHWSQRSRDQAGVRLSALEDNDVFVDSKKYELPSYAILNTSKGYITVELYKEGSPEIVDKFLDLCQKGHFKGMLFQNVIKHYVIQAGDVHGLGAAEDWTSKWKPNGHLAISPKHEAFMLGTSRTKQHNGGFELFITTAPIPDLNEKLFVFGRVIRGQDVVQEIEEVDTNEHYRPKSPIVIFNVALKREI; this is encoded by the exons ATGGCTAGGATAAAACCTCAGACTCTACTGCTTCAAAGCAAAAAGAAGAAGGGGCCTACTCGTATTAGTGTCAGTACTATTATTTTGTGCAACTTGGTTGTCGTGTTGATTGTATTGTCCTTGGTTACTACCTATCGACACTGGTCTCAAAG GTCGAGGGACCAAGCAGGGGTTAGGCTATCAGCTCTCGAG GACAATGATGTGTTTGTGGACTCAAAAAAGTATGAGCTTCCAAGTTATGCT attctaaatacatcaaaagGTTATATAACGGTGGAGCTTTACAAGGAAGGTTCTCCGGAGATCGTGGACAAATTTCTTGACTTGTG TCAAAAGGGGCACTTCAAAGGAATGCTTTTTCAAAATGTAATAAAGCATTATGTCATTCAAGCCGGAGATGTGCATGGACTTGGAGCTGCTGAAGATTGGACATCAAAATGGAAACCCAACGGTCACTTGGCTATAAG TCCAAAACATGAGGCATTTATGCTTGGAACTTCGAGGACCAAACAACATAATGGAGGGTTTGAGCTGTTTATCACAACCGCACCAATACCAGATTTGAATGAGAAGCTTTTTGTGTTTGGACGGGTGATCAGGGGGCAGGACGTCGTGCAG GAAATTGAAGAGGTGGATACGAATGAGCACTACCGACCTAAATCTCCAATAGTGATTTTCAATGTTGCACTAAAACGTGAAATTTGA